A window of Hevea brasiliensis isolate MT/VB/25A 57/8 chromosome 14, ASM3005281v1, whole genome shotgun sequence contains these coding sequences:
- the LOC110657474 gene encoding putative disease resistance protein RGA3 — protein MTDAILSGVAVEIINKLASQARQETRLWRDVNEELEKLRMIVSTVQAVLVHAEEQYSQSPQVKVWVDLLKEAFYDADDLLDEFSTDVLLKQMMTGNKMVKEVCLFFSSSNSFAHGLKMAHKIQKVRSKLDEIAENKKFHLDKLPEKTFPMIGEREQTHSSLPQLVVGREDDKKKIIDFLLSSSHGENVSIISIVGIGGLGKTTLAQFAYNDETVKSNFELKLWVCISENFDVKIIVEKILESLDGEKPKNLEMNTLKDLLHEKINGKKYLLVLDDLWNEDSEKWFHLKDLLVGGRRGSKIIVTTRLKNVAEMIGSTKTHDLQGLLIDDSWSLFANMAFKQGEVISLDHERIGKEIVAKCVGVPLAIRVIGRLLYSKNTIDEWQNFKEKELLNMNEGGNSIMQTLRLSYNYLPSHLRCCFAYCRLYPKDYKINISYLVSLWMAQGFIKSSNSEQSIQDIGLKYFKDLSWRCFFQEVEKDKLGNLWSCKMHDLMHDLAAQVAGDEIILLSSDAKCVEKKTRHFSIDFDVESWQNVASCLPNVSKVRTFTSFNWSKKHDIKEVECGEIFSKLSRVRVLNLRGLGIKKVPRSIDKLKHVRFLDLSDNECIEILPDSIIKLQNLQILYLTNCERLKQLPKHIKKLVNLQNLYLQGCVSLTHMPLGIGELTSLKNLSAFMVTKDNSVSRHSGGLGELRDLNNLGGNLEIMNLQYVKNATSEFKAANLKEKQHLQTLRLSWKLGDPYDNNSDSGPDDVENDEEMSLEELRPHLNLKWLIVFGCGRLLFPSWISSLTNLVELRIDNCKKCQHFPPLDQFPSLECLTIEDLTDLEFIESGINCDNALFFPSLDKLWLENCPNLKGWRRDTSTPQLLQFHRLFYLEIRSCPKLTSLPLIPSVQHLGLINASKKSLEDILKMKISVSQSISSCTSISPSQLTILHIEGIEDLEVLPEDLWHLPSLEGLVVKACEELDLSDDMQWQYLRSLREFQLINLNKLASLPKGLQHVPTLRKLSIESCPNLKSLPEWMESLTAIEALWIEECPQLSERCKNILGADWPKIAHIPSISIDNAWIQLDGC, from the coding sequence ATGACTGATGCAATTCTCTCCGGCGTGGCTGTGGAAATCATTAATAAGCTGGCTTCTCAAGCTCGTCAAGAGACTAGGCTGTGGCGGGATGTCAATGAGGAGCTTGAGAAACTCAGGATGATAGTCTCAACAGTCCAAGCTGTGCTTGTTCATGCAGAGGAGCAGTATTCACAGAGTCCACAAGTCAAAGTTTGGGTTGATTTACTAAAAGAAGCATTTTACGATGCTGATGACTTATTAGATGAGTTCTCCACCGATGTTTTACTGAAGCAGATGATGACTGGCAACAAAATGGTGAAGGAGGTATGCTTGTTCTTTTCAAGCTCAAACTCATTTGCTCATGGTCTTAAAATGGCTCATAAGATTCAGAAAGTTAGAAGTAAATTAGATGAGATtgctgaaaataagaagtttcacTTAGATAAGCTCCCTGAGAAGACATTTCCTATGATTGGGGAAAGAGAGCAAACTCACTCATCTTTACCTCAATTAGTTGTTGGTAGAGAAGATGATAAGAAGAAAATCATTGATTTTCTTCTGTCCTCTAGTCATGGGGAGAATGTGTCAATCATTTCCATTGTGGGTATTGGAGGCTTAGGAAAGACAACACTTGCTCAATTTGCATATAATGATGAGACGGTGAAATCAAATTTTGAGCTCAAACTTTGGGTGTGCATTTCTGAAAATTTTGATGTAAAAATAATTGTTGAAAAGATTTTGGAGTCTCTTGATGGTGAGAAGCCTAAAAATCTTGAAATGAATACCTTGAAAGATCTTCTTCATGAGAAGattaatggaaaaaaatatttacttGTTTTGGATGATTTGTGGAATGAGGATTCCGAAAAATGGTTTCACTTGAAAGATTTGTTAGTTGGAGGCAGAAGAGGAAGCAAAATAATAGTGACTACACGTCTTAAAAATGTTGCAGAAATGATAGGATCAACAAAAACACATGATTTACAAGGCCTACTTATTGATGATTCTTGGTCTTTATTTGCAAATATGGCCTTTAAACAAGGGGAAGTTATTAGCCTAGACCATGAGAGAATTGGAAAAGAAATTGTGGCAAAGTGTGTTGGAGTCCCTTTAGCCATAAGAGTGATAGGTCGTTTATTGTATTCTAAAAATACAATAGATGAGTGGCAAAACTTTAAAGAAAAAGAGCTTCTAAATATGAATGAAGGGGGAAATAGTATTATGCAAACTCTCAGATTGAGTTATAATTATCTACCTTCTCATTTAAGGTGTTGCTTTGCTTATTGTAGATTATATCCAAAAGATTATAAAATTAACATTTCGTATCTGGTGAGCCTTTGGATGGCACAAGGATTCATTAAATCATCAAATTCAGAACAAAGTATTCAAGATATAGgtttaaaatattttaaggaTCTTTCATGGAGGTGCTTCTTTCAAGAAGTAGAAAAGGATAAGTTGGGTAATTTATGGAGTTGTAAAATGCATGATTTAATGCATGATCTTGCCGCACAAGTAGCAGGGGATGAAATCATTTTATTAAGTTCAGATGCAAAGTGTGTTGAAAAAAAAACTCGACATTTTTCTATTGATTTTGATGTTGAGTCATGGCAAAATGTTGCAAGTTGCTTACCTAATGTGTCAAAGGTGAgaacatttacatcatttaattggTCAAAAAAGCATGACATTAAAGAAGTAGAATGTGGTGAAATTTTTTCCAAATTAAGCCGTGTAAGGGTATTAAATTTGCGTGGTTTGGGAATTAAGAAAGTGCCACGTTCCATTGATAAATTGAAGCACGTAAGGTTTCTCGATCTTTCTGATAACGAATGCATTGAAATCCTTCCTGATTCCATTATTAAACTCCAAAACCTGCAAATTTTGTACCTAACCAACTGTGAAAGGCTTAAACAGTTGCCTAAGCACATTAAAAAGTTGGTCAATCTCCAGAACCTTTACCTTCAGGGATGTGTTAGTTTGACTCATATGCCACTTGGGATTGGTGAACTAACTTCCCTTAAGAATTTATCAGCATTCATGGTGACCAAAGACAACAGTGTCTCCAGACATAGCGGTGGACTTGGTGAATTACGTGACTTGAACAATCTGGGAGGAAATCTAGAAATCATGAATCTACAGTATGTGAAAAATGCAACATCCGAATTTAAGGCAGCCAATTTGAAAGAGAAGCAACACCTTCAAACCTTGAGATTATCATGGAAATTGGGCGATCCCTATGATAATAATAGTGATAGTGGTCCAGATGATGTTGAAAATGATGAAGAAATGTCATTAGAAGAGCTGCGGCCACACCTTAATCTAAAATGGTTGATTGTGTTTGGGTGCGGAAGACTCTTGTTTCCAAGCTGGATTTCTTCCCTTACTAATTTGGTGGAACTTCGAATTGATAACTGTAAAAAATGCCAGCATTTTCCACCGTTGGATCAGTTCCCTTCACTTGAATGTTTGACGATTGAGGATTTGACTGATCTGGAGTTCATAGAGAGTGGGATTAATTGCGACAATGCATTATTCTTCCCTTCCTTAGACAAACTCTGGCTAGAAAATTGCCCAAATCTGAAGGGATGGAGGAGAGATACATCCACGCCTCAGTTGCTTCAATTTCACCGTCTTTTTTATTTGGAAATCAGGTCTTGCCCTAAACTCACTTCATTGCCTCTCATTCCATCTGTCCAACATTTGGgattgataaatgccagcaagaaGTCATTGGAGGACATACTGAAGATGAAGATTTCGGTGTCACAATCTATCTCTTCTTGTACTTCGATTTCCCCCTCTCAATTGACAATTCTGCATATCGAGGGAATTGAGGATCTAGAAGTTCTGCCGGAGGATTTGTGGCATCTACCCTCCCTTGAGGGTCTTGTCGTCAAGGCTTGTGAGGAGCTCGATTTATCTGATGATATGCAGTGGCAGTACCTTAGAAGCCTCCGGGAGTTTCAATTGATAAATTTGAACAAATTGGCGTCCCTCCCAAAGGGACTTCAGCATGTTCCCACTCTACGCAAACTCTCAATTGAAAGTTGTCCTAATTTGAAATCTTTACCAGAGTGGATGGAAAGCCTCACCGCAATAGAAGCTCTCTGGATTGAAGAATGTCCTCAACTGTCAGAAAGATGCAAAAACATTTTGGGTGCTGATTGGCCCAAGATTGCTCACATCCCAAGTATTAGTATTGACAATGCATGGATTCAACTGGATGGCTGCTAA